A DNA window from Phoenix dactylifera cultivar Barhee BC4 chromosome 13, palm_55x_up_171113_PBpolish2nd_filt_p, whole genome shotgun sequence contains the following coding sequences:
- the LOC103706701 gene encoding protein trichome birefringence-like 3, whose amino-acid sequence MFPLPLYPYTGRSSPHLLPPLCVDSMKISRGKLPLSVMAIVISAVALVGVIFTEDLRALTEEKEKPSNEDDTIDEDRITFDPNECSVMNGKWVFNSSRKPPYTDQTCPYVDRQVACTRNGRPDTDYLYWEWQLDDCNLPRFDAAAMLEKLRGKRLMFVGDSLQRGQWQSFVCLVQSQIPEEQKSMNRSRTLSVFRAKEYNATIEFYWAPFLIESNSDANVIIDTSRRILHVDSVSKHAQHWIGADILVFNTYVWWMTGHRIKSVWGSFANGDEGFEELDIHVAYRIGLKTWANWIDSNVNPNVTRVFFTTMSPTHLRSSDWNHKNGIKCYNETRPVMKRGHWGSGSDKRMMQVVASVIRRMKVPVALLNITQLSEHRIDGHSSVYTEAQGQMLTDKQKANPRYYADCIHWCLPGVPDTWNQLLYAYLLNEELNKDM is encoded by the exons ATGTTCCCATTGCCTCTATATCCTTACACCGGAAGAAGCAGTCCTCACCTTCTGCCTCCACTCTGCGTCGATTCGATGAAGATATCAAGAGGGAAGCTCCCGCTTTCCGTCATGGCAATCGTCATCAGCGCCGTAGCATTGGTTGGGGTGATCTTCACCGAGGACCTCCGAGCTTTAACTG aggaaaaagaaaagccttCCAATGAAGATGACACTATCGATGAAGATAGAATCACATTCGATCCCAACGAGTGCAGTGTGATGAATGGGAAGTGGGTTTTCAACAGTTCTAGGAAGCCTCCCTATACTGATCAGACTTGCCCATATGTCGACAGACAAGTGGCATGTACGAGGAATGGAAGGCCCGATACGGATTACCTGTACTGGGAATGGCAACTAGATGATTGCAATTTACCAAG ATTTGATGCTGctgccatgcttgaaaagctGAGAGGAAAGCGGTTGATGTTTGTCGGAGATTCGCTGCAGAGGGGACAATGGCAGTCATTTGTCTGCCTGGTGCAATCTCAGATACCGGAAGAACAAAAATCCATGAATCGCAGTCGAACTTTATCCGTCTTCAGGGCAAAG GAGTACAATGCTACAATCGAGTTCTACTGGGCACCGTTTCTTATCGAGTCCAATTCTGATGCCAACGTTATCATCGACACAAGCAGGAGAATTTTACATGTAGATTCCGTTTCCAAGCATGCACAACATTGGATAGGAGCCGATATCCTTGTTTTTAACACCTATGTTTGGTGGATGACCGGCCACAGGATCAAGTCTGT GTGGGGTTCATTTGCTAATGGGGATGAAGGGTTTGAGGAGCTGGATATTCATGTTGCTTATAGAATTGGTCTGAAGACATGGGCCAATTGGATAGATTCTAATGTGAATCCAAATGTGACTAGAGTGTTCTTTACTACAATGTCCCCCACACACTTAAG GAGCTCAGACTGGAACCACAAGAATGGGATCAAATGCTACAATGAAACAAGACCTGTCATGAAAAGAGGACACTGGGGGAGCGGATCAGACAAAAGGATGATGCAGGTGGTTGCAAGTGTTATCAGACGAATGAAAGTCCCTGTCGCTTTGCTGAACATAACACAACTTTCAGAGCACCGAATCGATGGTCATTCATCAGTCTACACAGAAGCGCAAGGACAGATGTTAACCGATAAGCAGAAGGCCAACCCAAGATACTACGCTGATTGCATTCACTGGTGCTTGCCAGGAGTTCCAGATACATGGAATCAGCTCCTTTATGCTTATTTGTTAAATGAAGAGCTAAACAAAGACATGTAA
- the LOC103706700 gene encoding acetylornithine aminotransferase, mitochondrial → MNSLQLQSFQASSISSATDLPGLFRLQRARRVSSAGLRIPRVSSCLASETKKKADPSSSGKPVSKETKEVMETEGSVFVRTYARAPLVLKSGRGCKLYDVDGREYLDMTAGIAVNSLGHGDPDWVKAVVEQANTLTHVSNVFYSVPQVTLGKCLVECSFADRVFFSNSGTEANEAAIKFARKFQRYLHADEKHPATEFIAFTNSFHGRTMGALALTSKEQYRLPFEPVMPGVTFIEYGNIEEFKKTIKSGKTAAVFVEPIQGEGGIYSATKDFLQTLRTGCDDAGALLVFDEIQCGLGRTGHLWAHEAFGVTPDIMTLAKPLAGGLPIGAVLTTERVAAAISSGDHGSTFAGAPLVCHAALAVLDKIREPSFLAGVTKKGLYLKELLIQKLGDSQHVKEVRGLGLIVGIELDVQASPLVDACRDAGLLVLTAGKGNVIRLVPPLIISEKELEQAAEVLRECLPVLDANIPN, encoded by the exons ATGAATTCTCTCCAACTCCAATCCTTTCAGGCCTCTTCCATTTCCTCAGCAACCGACCTCCCTGGCCTTTTTAGGCTACAGAGGGCGAGGAGGGTATCATCAGCTGGACTCCGTATTCCGCGCGTTTCCTCATGTCTCGCTTCGGAAACAAAGAAGAAGGCAGATCCTTCAAGCTCTGGGAAGCCGGTATCCAAGGAGACCAAAGAGGTCATGGAGACAGAAGGGAGCGTCTTTGTGCGGACATATGCTCGAGCACCTTTGGTGTTGAAGAGCGGCAGAGGATGCAAACTCTATGACGTTGATGGAAGAGAGTATTTGGACATGACGGCTGGGATCGCGGTCAATTCTCTCGGGCATGGCGACCCGGACTGGGTGAAGGCGGTGGTCGAGCAGGCCAATACTCTTACTCATGTCAGCAATGTCTTCTACTCAGTCCCTCAG GTGACACTTGGAAAATGCCTGGTGGAGTGCTCTTTTGCTGACCGTGTTTTCTTTTCAAACTCTGGGACAGAAGCAAATGAAGCAGCTATAAAATTTGCTAGGAAATTTCAAAGATACTTACATGCTGATGAGAAGCATCCTGCTACAGAGTTTATTGCTTTTACTAATAGTTTTCATGGAAGGACGATGGGTGCACTTGCCCTCACTAGTAAAGAACAATATAGGCTACCTTTTGAACCTGTCATGCCTGGGGTCACGTTCATAGAATATGGGAATATTGAAGAATtcaagaaaacaataaaatctGGCAAAACAGCAGCAGTTTTTGTGGAGCCTATTCAGGGTGAAGGTGGAATATATAGCGCTACCAAGGATTTTTTGCAGACGCTGCGTACAGGCTGTGATGATGCAGGAGCTCTTCTGGTTTTTGATGag ATCCAGTGCGGGTTAGGCCGAACAGGTCACCTCTGGGCCCATGAGGCATTTGGTGTGACACCTGATATAATGACCCTTGCCAAACCCCTTGCTGGTGGTCTACCAATTGGTGCTGTCTTGACAACTGAAAGGGTTGCAGCTGCCATAAGCTCTGGGGACCATGGAAGCACTTTTGCCGGTGCGCCTCTTGTATGTCATGCTGCCCTTGCAGTGCTGGATAAAATCCGAGAGCCCAGCTTCTTGGCTGGTGTAACCAAGAAAGGCCTCTACCTCAAGGAACTATTGATTCAGAAACTGGGAGACAGCCAACATGTGAAAGAAGTGCGTGGACTTGGGCTTATTGTTGGGATTGAGCTCGATGTGCAAGCTTCTCCTCTTGTCGACGCATGCAGGGATGCTGGCCTTCTGGTTTTGACAGCTGGGAAAGGAAATGTCATAAGGCTGGTACCTCCACTGATCATATCTGAGAAGGAGCTGGAGCAGGCAGCTGAAGTTTTAAGGGAATGTTTGCCTGTACTTGATGCTAATATACCAAATTAA
- the LOC103706699 gene encoding glutamate--cysteine ligase A, chloroplastic-like has protein sequence MAIASRLPPDQIRWSEMLNYPSGVECNAILKERRLKVRGNLVGFSDLKRNVERRSERLHFNVVGSRRGQRMVVAASPPTEDAVVMTEPLTKEDLVQYLASGCKPKEEWRIGTEHEKFGFEVATLRPIKYEQIADLLNGLAERFDWDKIMEGDYVIGLKQAKQSISLEPGGQFELSGAPLETLHQTCAEVNCHLYQVKAVAEEMGIGFLGIGFQPKWGRKDIPIMPKGRYEIMRNYMPKVGSLGLDMMLRTCTVQVNLDFSSELDMVRKFRAGLALQPIATAVFANSPFTEGKPNGYLSMRSHVWTDTDNNRTGMLPFVFDDSFEFEQYVEYALDVPMYFVYRNKKYIDCTGMSFRDFMVGKLPSIPGELPTLNDWENHLTTIFPEVRLKRYLEMRGADGGPWRRLCALPAFWVGLLYDEVSLQNVLDMTADWTEQEREMLRRKVPVTGLKTPFRDGLLRHVAEEVLKLAKDGLERRGYKEAGFLKEVTEVVSTGVTPAEKLLELYHGKWGCSVDPVFEELLY, from the exons ATGGCGATCGCTTCCCGCCTGCCTCCTGACCAGATTCGTTGGTCTGAGATGTTAAATTATCCTAGTGGTGTCGAGTGTAATGCTATCTTGAAGGAGAGGCGGCTAAAAGTGAGGGGGAATCTTGTGGGGTTTAGTGATTTGAAGAGGAATGTGGAAAGAAGGTCGGAAAGGCTGCATTTCAATGTTGTTGGGTCCAGAAGAGGGCAGCGGATGGTCGTTGCTGCAAGCCCTCCTACCGAGGATGCGGTGGTTATGACGGAGCCTTTGACAAAGGAGGATCTTGTTCAGTACCTTGCTTCCGGTTGCAAGCCAAAggaagaatggag AATTGGTACCGAGCATGAAAAATTTGGTTTTGAAGTTGCCACTCTACGCCCAATAAAATATGAACAAATTGCAGACTTGCTCAATGGTCTTGCGGAGAGATTTGATTGGGATAAAATAATGGAAGGAGATTATGTTATTGGTCTCAAACAG GCAAAACAAAGCATTTCATTGGAGCCTGGTGGCCAATTTGAGCTCAGTGGTGCACCTCTTGAGACATTGCATCAAACTTGTGCCGAGGTTAATTGTCATCTTTATCAG GTGAAAGCTGTGGCAGAGGAAATGGGGATAGGCTTTTTAGGAATTGGTTTTCAGCCAAAGTGGGGACGAAAAGATATTCCTATAATGCCGAAG GGAAGGTATGAGATTATGAGGAACTACATGCCAAAAGTGGGTTCTCTTGGGCTCGATATGATGTTACGCACTTGTACGGTTCAG GTAAACCTTGACTTCAGTTCTGAGTTAGATATGGTCAGAAAATTCCGTGCTGGTCTTGCTTTGCAGCCT ATTGCAACAGCAGTGTTTGCAAATTCACCTTTCACCGAAGGAAAGCCAAATGGTTATCTTAGTATGAGAAG CCATGTTTGGACTGACACAGATAATAATCGTACTGGAATGCTTccttttgtttttgatgattcttttGA ATTTGAACAGTATGTGGAATATGCTCTAGATGTTCCCATGTATTTTGTCTATCGAAATAAGAAGTATATTGATTGTACGGGAATGTCCTTCCGG GATTTTATGGTAGGAAAACTTCCTTCCATTCCTGGGGAGCTACCAACATTGAATGACTGGGAGAATCATCTAACAACAATTTTCCCTGAG GTTAGGTTGAAAAGATATCTGGAAATGAGGGGTGCGGATGGTGGTCCATGGAGGAGATTATGCGCTTTGCCAGCATTCTGG GTAGGGTTATTATATGATGAGGTTTCATTACAAAATGTTTTAGACATGACTGCTGATTGGACAGAACAAGAAAGAGAGATGCTAAGGAGAAAG GTACCGGTGACTGGCTTAAAGACACCATTCCGAGATGGACTGTTAAGACATGTTGCTGAAGAAGTTTTAAAGTTGGCGAAG GATGGCTTGGAAAGAAGAGGTTACAAAGAAGCTGGATTTTTGAAGGAAGTGACTGAGGTGGTTAGCACAG GAGTTACACCAGCTGAGAAGCTTTTGGAGTTGTATCATGGAAAATGGGGATGCAGCGTCGATCCTGTTTTTGAAGAGTTGTTGTATTGA